The nucleotide sequence AAGTTTAAAGATTGAACTTCATGGActcgtcttttttcaaccttattaactatgtaactatataagcgCAGTAAATAACCATTCCCAGGACGACAGATTTGGGAAATATTCCTTTAAAAACACAACATTGTAGGAAAGACACTTGTGGGGTTACGATCACAGGTCTATGTGGAAACATActgctgtattaaccctttgctaCCTTCCTCAGGGTCTGGGGGGGGTGGGGTCAGTGGGTCATTGTGTAAGGAAGCACAGCTTGTCTGGAGGCATCATGGACCTGGCCCCCAACAACCCAGAGTCCCTGAAGAAGTTCCTACAGACTCGGTCTATATCCTTAGGGGCAGGAAATGGTGGTCTGTAGCTTCTCCATACATAATGTCCGCGTATGTAGACGGAAAGGTGCAGCTGAGGGtctccaccatctctggaatgtCATGGATGAAACTTCAGGGGTCTCACAGTCACGTTTATAGTTTCCACCATGTTATTGGAAGTTCACAGTGTAGAACGTAGCTACTAAAAATTAAGGAGGCAACAGAGGTTACAAAGTATCACAAGATTGGGGGTTCCTGAGATTAAGAAGACATCACCTCATTTTAGGACCAAACCCATTGTCCATGTTTGGCCAAAATCAATATTGAGGAGACCCTGGAGTCACCTGGAAGGTGCGGAACCTCCAAGAGCCAACAAGTCTCGGACGATTGGTTTAGGAATAATTATACTGTCCAATCCCATGACTACCACTGCTAGCGGAAGAGTCCTTGACGATGGGGGTTGGAGTGAAAGGAGATGATAGTTGACACAACACTAATAGTAAAGCATGGACAGACCGTCAGACCCCTATATGGCCCCTGGTCTGATATCAATTCAAGTTTTAGTCAAGGATATATGTAATTCCTCCAACCTTGTGGGATCATGGCCAACATGTCAGTCATACCCACGAGAGACCTTGGAGGTGGGTGGATTGAGGGACTTGTTTTAGGGGAACACTTACGGTCTCAGGGACACCGATACACGTTTTGGATTAACAAACCATCATCTGGGAGACGTTGCCCTGTGATCCTGAAATCTGGGCCAGGAGGCTACAGGTAAAGCATCACAAAGTGCTATATCCATCTGAATAAAATTAAGTGGTCTCTTGTGTATATACAGATCCTATGCAAAGCTATGCGTCCCTATGGTTACTGACTGCCAACAATCCTTGTTTAAAATTGGCCATGCACATTGttgggaaactatcagcaatgCTATATGTTCCTACAGTGcaaagggcactgaggatgaaggttagttCCTTACCTTCATTCTTGGTGCCATTTCCATTTTATTAGAGGTTTAATCCCTAGGTTAATTAGGCACCCCCTACCCCGCCACTAGGTGGTCAGTCCAAAATCCCAGCCAGGGGGTGGATCGGTGCACCCGGTGCACATTAGGGTCATATCAGTAAGTTAagtttcttctaacctgctgatagtttccctttaagttagtcAATCGAATGTCCTGATTCTCCATGATGGCAGATGTTGGGGGAAAAAGGGTTGGGCATCCAGGATTGTAGCACACacaatccctttgttctcagggagAAATGTATGGTAGCGTTTTCCTTCTATTTCTCCATTCAGAGCCCATGCATATTAAGCtaataggagtgtgcatgtgggAATCTGGAGAGCTGTTTGCTAAGCTATTAGCAATTTATGGGCAGCTGTACTTCCTCTAATATGTTCCCTAGGTCTTGATAATCAATATTTGGGGGTCGGGTAGAAGGGAGCAAGACTGTGGAATCAGGCTACACATGATGTgcctgtagtctgttaccatagagataCATTGCTGTGCACATGAGTTGTATATGCTAAGAATAAATATATGTATTCACTTGTAGTAAAACATGGCTACTTAAGTATCCACACCTGCAACAGTTTTGCCGTTGATTTAACAGTCACATTGTTCAAAACAGTCAAACCATATGGAAAAATGACCATGACAGTATCCATCAGGGGCGGGCTACGTACAGTATGCAGTTGGAGCCTTCTTTTCGCCAGACCTTTAGAGCACAAACAATTTCTCCATCTGACCTAAAGTTTTGCGTGTCATTTTGGGGTTCTCTTACCAATGGCTTATTTGGCAGAACTAAGGGAATTCCACTCTTGGGGGGGCGTAATGAGATTTCAGCCCCTTCTTGCTCATCTTGGACTTTCCCTGGCTTGAAAACCCAAGTGCagtcctgtgtagtcaggaggGAGGGGTAAAACATTACACAGAAGAGGAGTAGGGCGACCATCTACTCCATGGCGGTGCCACTTTGCTTTGTACAgcaaatacagagaatacaatctCCTTCCATCCTCATCCATATATAAGCGATTCATGGCCCACCCACCATGGCCGACACCTCAGCGCCCCCACAAGTTATATCCACCACAGGACTGGTCCATTGTCACACGGGGGTGGTCCTTCGGTTTACCACACTGATATGTAGCCCCTCCTTCAGCTCCTTCTGGAAGCAGTTATGGACCTGCATAAAATTGGCATCCTGATCTGGGTTAAAACTGGCAGCTGTGGTGATTTTCAGGGGCTCCCTGGTAAGAGTGTACATTGAAATGTCCCCCATGGGAATGGCACTGGCGTATTTGATGGTCGCTGGAGACACTTCCCGTGATGGAGATGCCTCGGTAGACCTGGAGCTTGACCGGGAGCGTCTTCTCCGATACCTGTAACTTGGCATTCTAGCGTAGGGGGAAGAGGACGAGGTCTTTATGAATTCCCTCTTGGACTTGAACCGTATCTCTTTGTTCCGTTCTATATAGATATTTACCGCCAGGACCCCTATAGACTCCGCCACAATGAAGGACAGTGCCCCGAAGTAGAAAGACCAACCGTAGTTGTACTGGTTTTTCTTGTCCTCATCCTTTTTATCACTGGGATCCCCAGCGTTGCTGGATATATAAACAATGATCCCGATGATGTTGCTGAGACCTGGAAAAGAAGATTAGGAtcagagcagagctgcagtgtaaagcatcaCGGAGGACAGGGCAGAAGCCTGAGCTGCTGAAGAAACAAGAGGAGTTCAGACTCCCTCAAAATTACATGATAATGTAGATCATTAATGATCATAGCAAAGGTGCAGTATAAAGTATCAAGAGGAAAAGCAGCACCCTTAAATAGCCATCTCAGCCACCTTCCCTCCAATAGTCTAAGTGATGGCTTTCAGATTTGTCTATGCTTTGTTTACCAAACCAAAAAATAAATCCCCTTCAATCTGATGTCCATTACCTGTTGTTAGGTTCAGTCTATCTCTAGTAAGAGAGAGACCAGGAAAGAAGCGAGAAGTCAAGGGTGGGGCTTAGCTTATGCATAGAgggaacacaggaagtgagggtggggcttagctagtgcagagagggaacacaggaagtgagggtGGGGCTTAGCTAATGTAGGACTATGGCATAACAGTGAGGAGTATGTACTGTGCTGTCATTAGTCAGAGAAATTAGGAAAAGATCATGCAGGTGTGACCGCTGCTGGCAAACAGCACGGATGAAATGGCATAGGGGAtatctgtgcaccatggagggagctctaatcggggggggggggggggggggggggggggggggggggggggcactaacaTCACTTGTTAataccctaaagggttaaactaaCAAAACCAGgcaggttaaagaaaaaaaatacaacaggtaCAGTGCAACAATTGGTTAATATAATGGCACTCACCAGCCGCCACAAAGAGTATGCCAGCACTCAGGATAATGTTATTGCGCCTGTTATAGATGCGTCCGGCCCCAACGCACAGTCCTCCCAGGAGCAGT is from Dendropsophus ebraccatus isolate aDenEbr1 chromosome 14, aDenEbr1.pat, whole genome shotgun sequence and encodes:
- the CACNG4 gene encoding voltage-dependent calcium channel gamma-4 subunit isoform X2, which codes for MGWCDRGVQMLLTTVGAFAAFSLMTIAIGTDYWLYSRAHICNGTNLTMEDPQSQPRKTRGDLTHSGLWRICCIEGLYKGNCFRINHFPEDNDYDHDSSEYLLRLSNIIGIIVYISSNAGDPSDKKDEDKKNQYNYGWSFYFGALSFIVAESIGVLAVNIYIERNKEIRFKSKREFIKTSSSSPYARMPSYRYRRRRSRSSSRSTEASPSREVSPATIKYASAIPMGDISMYTLTREPLKITTAASFNPDQDANFMQVHNCFQKELKEGLHISVVNRRTTPV
- the CACNG4 gene encoding voltage-dependent calcium channel gamma-4 subunit isoform X1 translates to MGWCDRGVQMLLTTVGAFAAFSLMTIAIGTDYWLYSRAHICNGTNLTMEDPQSQPRKTRGDLTHSGLWRICCIEGLYKGNCFRINHFPEDNDYDHDSSEYLLRIVRASSVFPILSTILLLLGGLCVGAGRIYNRRNNIILSAGILFVAAGLSNIIGIIVYISSNAGDPSDKKDEDKKNQYNYGWSFYFGALSFIVAESIGVLAVNIYIERNKEIRFKSKREFIKTSSSSPYARMPSYRYRRRRSRSSSRSTEASPSREVSPATIKYASAIPMGDISMYTLTREPLKITTAASFNPDQDANFMQVHNCFQKELKEGLHISVVNRRTTPV